Proteins encoded by one window of Ignavibacteriales bacterium:
- a CDS encoding response regulator transcription factor codes for MKVLIADDHTIVREGLKQIVMSMDEKYSVEEAGDGHETLTKIEKNRYDLIILDISMPGLSGLDILKMMKDRKEKAHILILSMHPQEQYAIRALRLGASGYLCKNSIYEELTLAVKKIAAGGKYISAALAEKIIFEKEDELNKLPHEKLSEREFQIMYMIANGRSLKEIACELFISDKTVSTYRMRILEKMGLNKNAELTQYAIRNNLIE; via the coding sequence ATGAAAGTATTAATTGCAGACGACCACACCATAGTTAGAGAAGGACTGAAACAAATTGTTATGAGTATGGATGAAAAATATTCAGTTGAAGAAGCAGGAGATGGACACGAAACATTAACTAAAATAGAGAAGAACAGATATGATTTAATAATACTCGATATATCAATGCCCGGTTTGAGTGGACTGGATATTCTTAAGATGATGAAGGATAGAAAAGAAAAGGCGCACATATTAATTCTTAGCATGCATCCACAGGAACAATATGCAATACGTGCATTAAGATTAGGTGCTTCAGGATATTTATGTAAAAACAGTATATATGAAGAACTTACGTTGGCAGTAAAAAAAATTGCTGCAGGCGGCAAATATATTTCCGCAGCTTTGGCAGAAAAAATTATCTTCGAAAAAGAAGATGAGCTTAATAAATTGCCTCACGAGAAACTTTCTGAACGTGAATTCCAAATAATGTATATGATTGCTAATGGAAGATCGCTTAAAGAAATTGCATGCGAGCTTTTTATCAGCGATAAAACTGTTAGTACATATAGGATGCGTATTCTTGAAAAAATGGGTTTGAATAAAAATGCTGAGCTTACCCAATATGCCATCAGGAATAATTTGATAGAATAA
- a CDS encoding response regulator transcription factor, whose protein sequence is MKIVIADDSVLLRDRIKESLKDTKNIEIVGEAGNGIEAIEIIKEKNPDFVLLDIRMPELNGIGVLKKMKEIGSKAKVCIFTNYPYSQYKEKCKEEGADYIFDKNKDFKEVTDLIVQLAQK, encoded by the coding sequence ATGAAGATAGTGATTGCTGATGATTCAGTACTGCTGCGCGATAGAATAAAAGAATCTCTGAAAGATACAAAAAACATAGAAATTGTAGGTGAAGCAGGTAATGGAATTGAAGCCATTGAGATCATCAAAGAGAAAAATCCTGATTTTGTCTTACTCGATATTAGAATGCCTGAGTTGAACGGTATTGGTGTTCTAAAAAAGATGAAAGAGATAGGAAGTAAAGCTAAAGTATGCATCTTTACAAACTATCCATATTCTCAATATAAAGAGAAGTGCAAAGAAGAAGGTGCAGATTACATCTTTGATAAAAATAAAGATTTCAAAGAAGTAACTGACCTGATAGTACAACTTGCACAGAAGTGA